One stretch of Croceibacterium atlanticum DNA includes these proteins:
- the rpoN gene encoding RNA polymerase factor sigma-54 → MALGPRLDLRQSQSLVMTPQLQQAIKLLALSNLEIETFISDALDNNPLLEAGELSQERGEEGPAADTTPADPTSVELMMRGAGEADSPLDIDPAALDRDRDTGDWSAQSYSGSGEDLPDIDERGDDEPTLAEHLEAQIGAATRDPQCAFITRHLVGQLDEAGYLTVSLREVSQNLGVLPDKVEEALALLQSLDPTGVGARSLSECLALQAMEADRYDPCMERLLDNLDLVARGSFPQLKRLCQVDDEDLADMLDELRSYDPKPGLRFGSAERAPVVPDILIAPGKAGGWDIALNQATLPRLIVNRGYYVELRGGRADKATKSWLGEKLADANWLVKALDQRQKTILKVASEIVKLQQGFFERGVSALKPLTLRAVAEAIDMHESTVSRVTSNKYLNCPRGTFELKYFFTSGVAAADGEGSVSAETVKAQIRALVDAEDPKAILSDDKLVELLKEKGFDLARRTVAKYREAIGIGSSVQRRRQKKLARIA, encoded by the coding sequence ATGGCGCTGGGTCCGAGGCTCGACCTCCGCCAGTCCCAGTCGCTGGTGATGACGCCGCAATTGCAGCAGGCGATCAAGCTGCTGGCGTTGTCCAATCTCGAAATCGAGACTTTCATTTCCGACGCGCTGGACAACAACCCGTTGCTGGAAGCCGGCGAGCTTTCGCAAGAACGGGGCGAGGAAGGCCCCGCCGCCGACACCACGCCGGCAGATCCGACTTCCGTCGAATTGATGATGCGCGGCGCGGGCGAAGCCGATTCGCCGCTGGATATAGATCCCGCCGCGCTCGATCGGGACCGGGATACGGGCGACTGGTCGGCGCAATCCTATTCCGGATCGGGCGAGGATCTGCCCGATATCGATGAACGGGGCGATGACGAACCGACACTGGCGGAACATCTGGAAGCGCAGATCGGCGCCGCCACGCGCGATCCGCAATGCGCCTTCATCACCCGCCATCTGGTGGGGCAGCTGGACGAAGCAGGCTATCTCACCGTGTCGCTGCGGGAAGTTTCGCAGAATCTCGGTGTTTTGCCGGACAAGGTGGAAGAAGCGCTCGCGCTGCTGCAATCGCTTGATCCGACGGGTGTGGGCGCCAGGTCGCTTTCGGAATGCCTGGCGCTGCAGGCCATGGAAGCGGATCGCTACGATCCCTGCATGGAACGGTTGCTGGACAATCTGGATCTCGTCGCGCGCGGCAGTTTCCCCCAGCTCAAGCGGCTGTGCCAGGTGGACGATGAAGATCTGGCCGACATGCTGGACGAACTGAGGAGCTACGATCCCAAGCCCGGCCTGCGTTTCGGCAGTGCGGAACGGGCGCCGGTGGTGCCGGACATATTGATCGCGCCGGGCAAGGCGGGCGGATGGGACATCGCCCTGAACCAGGCGACCCTGCCGCGCCTGATCGTCAATCGCGGCTATTACGTGGAATTGCGGGGTGGCCGGGCAGACAAGGCGACGAAGAGCTGGCTGGGCGAAAAGCTGGCAGATGCCAACTGGCTGGTGAAGGCGCTGGATCAGCGGCAGAAAACCATCCTCAAGGTCGCATCCGAAATCGTGAAGCTGCAACAGGGCTTTTTCGAAAGGGGCGTCTCCGCGCTCAAGCCGCTGACCCTGCGGGCCGTGGCGGAAGCCATCGACATGCATGAAAGCACGGTCAGCCGCGTCACCTCGAACAAATATCTCAATTGCCCGCGCGGCACGTTCGAATTGAAATATTTCTTCACCAGCGGCGTCGCGGCGGCGGATGGCGAAGGGTCTGTTTCGGCCGAAACGGTCAAGGCCCAGATTCGCGCCCTGGTCGATGCGGAAGATCCCAAGGCCATATTGTCTGACGACAAGCTGGTGGAATTGCTGAAGGAAAAAGGCTTCGACCTCGCCCGGCGAACCGTCGCCAAATATCGCGAGGCAATCGGAATCGGGTCTTCCGTGCAGCGCCGAAGGCAGAAAAAACTCGCCCGAATAGCCTGA